The following are encoded together in the Acidobacteriota bacterium genome:
- a CDS encoding M48 family metallopeptidase: MNTFALIILVALVGEYLLHLASGALNVRAFSPTLPAEFAGVFDDEKYARAQRYTATRTRFGLLRGAFDLAVVLAFWFAGGFAWLDTLLRGLGHGPVATGLLYIGAIGLASILLGLPFRAYSTFVIEARYGFNRTTVGTFVADTLKSLVLAALLGGLLLAVVLAFFEWAGPLAWLWCWIAATVFMLAVQFIAPTWIMPLFNKFTPLDSGDLHDAILGYARKADFPLRGLFVVDGSRRSSKANAFFTGFGKNKRIGLFDTLVDDYTVPELVAVVAHEVGHYKKRHIWQRMALSIGHLGAMLWILSLFLGQEGLFAAFYVSEPSVYAGLLFFGLLFTPVELVLSILVNLFSRRNEFEADRFAAETTGSGEPLIAALKKLSADNLSNLTPHPLAVFLDYSHPPVLQRIAALRQTAAG; this comes from the coding sequence ATGAACACGTTCGCTCTCATCATTCTCGTCGCGCTCGTCGGGGAGTACCTGCTCCATCTCGCGTCCGGCGCGCTCAACGTGCGCGCGTTCAGCCCGACCCTACCGGCCGAGTTCGCGGGCGTCTTCGACGACGAGAAGTACGCCCGGGCGCAGCGCTACACCGCGACGCGCACCCGCTTCGGACTGCTCCGCGGGGCGTTCGACCTGGCCGTCGTCCTCGCGTTCTGGTTCGCCGGCGGCTTCGCGTGGCTCGACACCCTGCTGCGCGGGCTCGGCCACGGCCCGGTCGCCACCGGTCTGCTCTACATCGGCGCGATCGGGCTCGCCTCGATCCTGCTCGGCCTGCCGTTCCGGGCGTACTCGACGTTCGTCATCGAGGCGCGCTACGGCTTCAACCGCACCACCGTGGGCACGTTCGTCGCCGACACCCTGAAGAGCCTGGTCCTCGCCGCCCTGCTCGGCGGCCTGCTGCTGGCCGTCGTCCTCGCCTTCTTCGAGTGGGCCGGACCGCTGGCCTGGCTCTGGTGCTGGATCGCCGCCACCGTCTTCATGCTGGCCGTCCAGTTCATCGCGCCCACCTGGATCATGCCGCTCTTCAACAAGTTCACCCCGCTCGACAGCGGCGACCTGCACGACGCCATCCTGGGCTACGCCCGCAAGGCCGACTTCCCGCTGCGCGGCCTCTTCGTCGTCGACGGCTCGCGCCGCTCGTCGAAGGCCAACGCCTTCTTCACCGGCTTCGGCAAGAACAAGCGCATCGGGCTGTTCGACACGCTGGTCGACGACTACACCGTTCCGGAGTTGGTCGCGGTCGTGGCCCACGAGGTCGGCCACTACAAGAAGCGGCACATCTGGCAGCGGATGGCGCTCTCCATCGGCCATCTCGGGGCGATGCTCTGGATCCTGTCGCTCTTCCTCGGACAGGAGGGGCTGTTCGCGGCCTTCTACGTCAGCGAGCCGTCGGTCTACGCCGGCCTGCTCTTCTTCGGCCTGCTCTTCACGCCGGTCGAGCTCGTGCTTTCGATCCTCGTCAACCTCTTCTCCCGCCGGAACGAGTTCGAGGCCGACCGCTTCGCCGCCGAGACCACCGGCAGCGGCGAGCCGCTGATCGCGGCGCTCAAGAAGCTCTCGGCCGACAACTTGTCGAACCTGACGCCGCACCCCCTGGCGGTATTCCTCGACTACTCGCACCCGCCGGTGCTGCAGCGGATCGCGGCGCTGCGGCAGACGGCGGCGGGGTGA
- a CDS encoding fumarate hydratase, producing MADFHYQPIFEFGPDETPYRKLTSDGVSTIRVDGAEMLKVEPEALRAVARVAFDDVAHLLRPGHLAQLRKVIDDPESSQNDRFVALELLRNACIAADRVLPGCQDTGTAIVMGHKGERVLTFGDDQVALSQGVFDAYEQRNLRYSQMAPLDMYTEKNTGSNLPAQIEIYAEPGEEYELLFIAKGGGSANKSFLYQETKALLNPASLLGFVVEKLKTIGTAACPPYHLALVVGGTSAEFTLKTLKLATTKYLDRLPSSGNEHGRAFRDHDLEAEIFELARQIGVGAQFGGKYFAHDVRVVRLPRHGASCPVGLGVSCSADRQALAKITRDGIFLEQLEENPARFLPDVTEGELPGDVVRIDLNRPMPDILAELTKYPVATRLSLSGPMIVARDIAHAKLKERLDAGEELPAYARDHMVYYAGPAKRPEGRASGSFGPTTAGRMDSYVDLFQSHGGSMVMLAKGNRSGQVTEACKRHGGFYLGSIGGPAARLADHSIRKVDVLEYPELGMEAIWKIEVEDFPAFIVVDDKGNDFFARLLAAKPATLIRRETAPWKSAP from the coding sequence ATGGCTGACTTCCATTATCAACCGATTTTCGAGTTCGGACCGGACGAGACCCCCTACCGGAAGCTGACCTCGGACGGCGTGTCGACGATCCGCGTCGATGGGGCCGAGATGCTGAAGGTCGAGCCCGAGGCGCTGCGCGCGGTGGCGCGCGTCGCGTTCGACGACGTGGCGCACCTGCTGCGGCCCGGCCACCTGGCCCAGCTCCGCAAGGTCATCGACGACCCGGAGTCGTCGCAGAACGACCGCTTCGTGGCGCTCGAGCTGCTGCGCAACGCCTGCATCGCGGCCGACAGGGTTCTGCCGGGGTGTCAGGACACCGGCACTGCCATCGTCATGGGCCACAAGGGAGAGCGCGTCCTGACCTTCGGGGACGACCAAGTGGCGTTGTCGCAGGGGGTCTTCGACGCCTACGAGCAGCGCAACCTGCGCTACTCGCAGATGGCCCCGCTCGACATGTACACGGAGAAGAACACCGGCTCGAACCTGCCGGCGCAGATCGAGATCTACGCCGAGCCGGGCGAGGAGTACGAGCTGCTGTTCATCGCCAAGGGCGGCGGGTCGGCCAACAAGAGCTTCCTCTATCAGGAGACGAAGGCGCTGCTGAATCCGGCCTCGCTGCTCGGCTTCGTCGTGGAGAAGCTGAAGACCATCGGGACGGCGGCGTGTCCGCCTTACCATCTCGCGCTGGTGGTCGGCGGCACCTCGGCCGAGTTCACCCTGAAGACGCTGAAGCTGGCTACGACGAAGTACCTCGATCGGCTGCCGTCGAGCGGCAACGAGCACGGCCGCGCGTTCCGCGATCACGACCTGGAGGCGGAGATCTTCGAGCTCGCGCGGCAGATCGGGGTCGGCGCGCAGTTCGGCGGGAAGTACTTCGCGCACGACGTCCGCGTCGTCCGCCTGCCCCGGCACGGCGCGTCGTGTCCGGTCGGCCTGGGCGTCTCGTGCTCGGCAGACCGGCAGGCCCTGGCGAAGATCACGCGCGACGGAATATTCCTGGAGCAGCTCGAGGAGAACCCGGCCCGTTTCCTGCCCGACGTCACCGAAGGGGAGCTGCCGGGCGACGTCGTCCGCATCGACCTCAATCGGCCGATGCCGGACATCCTCGCCGAGCTGACGAAGTACCCCGTCGCGACGCGGCTGTCGCTGTCGGGGCCGATGATCGTGGCGCGCGACATCGCGCACGCGAAGCTGAAGGAGCGGCTCGACGCAGGCGAGGAGCTTCCCGCCTACGCGCGGGATCACATGGTCTACTACGCCGGCCCGGCCAAGCGGCCGGAGGGCCGCGCGTCGGGGTCGTTCGGTCCGACGACCGCGGGGCGGATGGACTCCTACGTCGATCTCTTCCAGTCGCACGGCGGCAGCATGGTGATGCTGGCCAAGGGGAACCGCTCGGGGCAGGTGACCGAGGCGTGCAAGCGGCACGGCGGCTTCTACCTGGGATCCATCGGCGGGCCGGCGGCGCGGCTCGCCGACCACAGCATCCGGAAGGTCGACGTACTGGAGTACCCCGAGCTGGGGATGGAGGCGATCTGGAAGATCGAGGTCGAGGACTTCCCGGCGTTCATCGTCGTCGACGACAAGGGGAACGACTTCTTCGCCCGGTTGCTGGCCGCGAAGCCGGCCACGTTGATCCGCCGGGAGACCGCGCCCTGGAAGTCTGCGCCGTAG
- a CDS encoding DUF2911 domain-containing protein has product MRSVLKIVGIAAVVAVAGIIVNEAAAQSRPLSTRGHTATQIGGSYNEEGRYEGGYWIDIHYGRPILRGRQGIFGEGEQFGQRIYAGAPLWRVGADQTTTFTTEVDLLIGGQRLNAGEYTMFADLADPTAWTLIFSTWGVKQTFTEDNPNALWGAYGYDDSKDVMRTTMSVETVDYSMDQLQIGFVGMTSPGGAMYFLWDNQLASVPVQLAN; this is encoded by the coding sequence ATGCGTTCGGTATTGAAGATTGTGGGCATCGCCGCGGTGGTCGCGGTGGCAGGCATCATCGTGAACGAGGCCGCGGCGCAGAGCCGCCCGCTCAGCACCCGCGGCCACACGGCGACGCAGATCGGCGGGAGCTACAACGAAGAGGGCCGCTACGAGGGCGGCTACTGGATCGACATCCACTACGGTCGTCCGATCCTGCGCGGACGGCAGGGCATCTTCGGCGAGGGCGAGCAGTTCGGTCAGCGCATCTACGCCGGGGCGCCGCTGTGGCGCGTCGGGGCGGACCAGACGACCACCTTCACGACCGAGGTGGATCTGCTCATCGGCGGGCAGCGGCTGAACGCCGGCGAGTACACCATGTTCGCCGACCTCGCGGATCCGACGGCGTGGACGCTGATCTTCAGCACCTGGGGCGTCAAGCAGACCTTCACGGAAGACAACCCGAACGCCCTGTGGGGCGCCTACGGCTACGACGACAGCAAGGACGTCATGCGGACGACGATGTCGGTGGAGACCGTCGACTACTCGATGGATCAGTTGCAGATCGGTTTCGTCGGCATGACCTCCCCCGGCGGCGCGATGTACTTCCTCTGGGACAACCAGTTGGCGAGCGTTCCCGTCCAGCTGGCGAACTAG
- a CDS encoding MFS transporter: MTPAPAPEPFTHRQVVIILSGLMAGLFLAALDQTIVATALPTIVGELGGLDYYSWVVTAYLLCTTVCTPLYGKLSDIYGRRITFQAAILIFLVGSILAGLAPDMLTLVLARGVQGVGAGGVMGLTFAVIGDIVSPRQRGRYIGYLAGVWMFASVIGPLLGGFIVDHTTWRWVFLINLPVGGAALAVIWAVLRLPPVHRPARIDFAGAALLTAGVSLLLLALVNVQEGVAQARDPAAAGLTAAGVLLVGLFIRWEAYVEHPLLPLRLFRNRIFSTGSGLGLLIGCALFGAVVFLPLYLQVVAGLSATNSGLLLLPLTAGVLVGSVGSGRLTVQTGRYRIYPIVGSACAVAGMFLLSRLHAESPHLVVSAFMVLLGFGVGMVMQVSLLAVQNAAEHRDLGIATASAQFFRSMGGSFGVAFFGAIMNARIGSELPARLSPEAFASVGGQVSELLNSPAAIRALPADTAAAVTGSVEVALQAVFLSAVPILVLGFALSWFLQEIPLRETVGPPMDGIEEAGA; this comes from the coding sequence GTGACGCCGGCGCCTGCGCCCGAGCCGTTCACGCACCGGCAGGTCGTCATCATCCTCTCCGGCCTGATGGCCGGGCTCTTTCTCGCGGCGCTCGATCAGACCATCGTCGCCACGGCGCTCCCGACGATCGTCGGCGAGCTCGGCGGGCTCGACTACTACTCGTGGGTGGTGACCGCCTACCTGCTGTGCACGACGGTCTGCACCCCGCTCTACGGCAAGCTCAGCGACATCTACGGGCGGCGCATCACGTTCCAGGCCGCCATCCTGATCTTCCTGGTCGGATCGATCCTCGCGGGGCTTGCGCCCGACATGCTGACGCTGGTGCTGGCGCGCGGCGTGCAGGGCGTCGGCGCCGGCGGGGTGATGGGCCTGACGTTCGCCGTGATCGGGGACATCGTCTCGCCCCGGCAGCGCGGCCGCTACATCGGCTACCTGGCCGGCGTGTGGATGTTCGCCAGCGTCATCGGACCCTTGCTGGGCGGTTTCATCGTCGACCATACGACCTGGCGCTGGGTGTTCCTCATCAACCTGCCGGTGGGGGGCGCGGCGCTCGCGGTGATCTGGGCCGTGTTGCGGCTCCCGCCGGTCCATCGGCCGGCGCGGATCGACTTTGCCGGCGCGGCGCTGTTGACGGCCGGGGTCAGCCTGCTGCTGCTGGCCCTCGTGAACGTGCAGGAAGGCGTGGCGCAGGCGCGGGATCCGGCGGCCGCCGGGCTGACCGCCGCCGGCGTGCTCCTGGTCGGTCTGTTCATCCGCTGGGAGGCGTACGTCGAGCATCCGCTGCTGCCGTTGCGGCTGTTTCGCAACCGCATCTTCTCGACCGGGTCGGGTCTTGGACTCCTCATCGGCTGCGCGCTGTTCGGGGCCGTCGTCTTCCTGCCTCTGTACCTGCAGGTCGTCGCCGGGCTGTCGGCCACCAACTCCGGCCTGCTGCTGCTGCCGTTGACGGCCGGAGTCCTCGTCGGCTCCGTGGGGTCCGGCCGGCTGACGGTTCAGACCGGGCGCTACCGCATCTACCCGATCGTCGGCAGCGCCTGCGCGGTCGCGGGCATGTTCCTCCTGAGCCGCCTGCACGCCGAGAGTCCTCATCTGGTGGTCTCGGCGTTCATGGTGCTGCTGGGCTTCGGGGTCGGCATGGTCATGCAGGTGTCGCTGCTCGCCGTGCAGAACGCGGCCGAGCACCGGGACCTGGGCATCGCCACCGCGTCGGCGCAGTTCTTCCGATCGATGGGCGGGTCGTTCGGCGTGGCCTTCTTCGGGGCGATCATGAACGCGCGCATCGGGTCCGAGCTGCCGGCGCGGCTGTCCCCGGAGGCGTTCGCGTCGGTCGGCGGCCAGGTCTCCGAGCTGCTGAACAGCCCCGCCGCAATCCGGGCCTTGCCCGCCGACACCGCCGCGGCGGTGACCGGATCGGTCGAGGTCGCCCTCCAGGCGGTGTTCCTCTCGGCCGTGCCGATTCTGGTGCTCGGCTTCGCTCTCTCCTGGTTCCTGCAGGAGATTCCTCTTCGCGAGACGGTCGGCCCGCCGATGGATGGAATCGAGGAAGCCGGCGCGTGA
- a CDS encoding type II toxin-antitoxin system VapC family toxin, translating into MTGGAKIVLDTSAYSRLRGGHAEVLERMAAARVVVVPVTVLGELDAGFELGRRAIENRRVLAEFLEEPFVNVLDVTVTTVRHYARIFAALRRAGTPIPINDVWIAAATVECNGHLLTFDRDFSRIPDFEHTLLAAS; encoded by the coding sequence ATGACAGGCGGCGCGAAGATCGTCCTGGACACCAGCGCGTACTCTCGTCTCCGCGGCGGGCATGCCGAAGTGCTCGAGCGGATGGCTGCGGCACGTGTGGTTGTCGTGCCGGTGACCGTGCTCGGGGAGCTCGATGCCGGGTTCGAGCTGGGCCGGCGCGCAATCGAGAACCGACGCGTTCTGGCCGAGTTTCTCGAAGAACCTTTCGTCAACGTGCTCGATGTGACCGTCACGACGGTTCGGCACTATGCGAGGATCTTTGCGGCCCTGCGCCGAGCGGGTACTCCCATCCCCATCAACGACGTGTGGATCGCAGCTGCAACGGTGGAGTGCAACGGGCACCTGCTGACCTTCGACCGCGATTTTTCCCGCATTCCGGATTTCGAGCACACCCTTCTGGCCGCGTCCTGA
- a CDS encoding DUF1592 domain-containing protein: MTMSWLFKVATAAAVVVALGALAPPASHAQAVSDGASARAFVNQYCLACHSDRGFERGTVPISLQGLDTDDLGAHADDWERVLRKVRSGMMPPPTARRPDEAAMRSLVSWLETELDRTAAASPPLGRPMTVHRLNRSEYRNAVRDLIGLDVDIEELLPPDDADAEGFDNNAEVLTVSTTLMERYLTAARRISQLAVGDPALSSRSQSYPVAQLEVQDDRTSDDLPFGSRGGVSAEHYFPLDGEYEFKVDLHRNFYNYIRGLGNARHRLDLRIDKALAKTFLVGGSFEGERCAWSYCGSGSGGFPEWGAYSVHADEYLRFRMPVKAGTRLVGVSFLRRPALDEGVLQPRPSPATFGWSTNDRQDGNPDVARLTVTGPFNGNRPTETTSRGRIFSCRPENPGAEAGCAEEILGDLARRAYRRPVTDRDVTALMSFYEAGRREGGFESGIQAALEFLLTDPEFVFRTERAPVDAEPGIAYPIGDLELASRLSFFLWGSIPDNELLDLAVEGRLSEPDVLERQVRRMLAQPRARSALAESFAAQWLGLNLLRNALPDPTAFPEFDENLRVAMQRETQLFLESQLREDRPLTELVTADYTFVNERLAEHYGIPDIHGNHFRRVTWADDRRAGILGQAGILTLTSYANRTSPVSRGKWVLENLLGAPPAEPPADVPDLGTREEGAPPTSVRELMEVHRRNPACATCHRNMDPLGFSLENFDAIGRWRTTEDTGVPGEVGPRIDSSGVAPDGSAFEGASGFRHILATQGEFLSTATERLLTYAVGRRLEAADMPAVRRILREAAADETRWSALVLAIVKSAPFQTRRVG, from the coding sequence GTGACCATGTCGTGGCTGTTCAAGGTGGCGACCGCAGCGGCGGTCGTGGTGGCGCTGGGCGCCCTGGCACCCCCCGCGAGCCATGCCCAGGCCGTGTCCGACGGGGCATCGGCGCGCGCCTTCGTGAATCAGTACTGCCTCGCCTGCCACAGCGACCGCGGCTTCGAGCGCGGCACGGTGCCGATATCGCTGCAGGGGCTCGACACGGACGATCTCGGCGCCCACGCCGACGACTGGGAACGGGTACTGCGGAAGGTGCGCAGCGGCATGATGCCGCCGCCGACGGCGCGGCGGCCGGACGAAGCCGCGATGCGCAGCCTGGTTAGCTGGCTGGAGACGGAGCTCGACCGCACCGCGGCCGCCAGTCCCCCGCTGGGGCGGCCGATGACGGTGCACCGCCTCAACCGCTCCGAGTACCGCAACGCGGTGCGCGACCTGATCGGGCTCGACGTGGACATCGAGGAGCTGCTGCCGCCGGACGACGCCGACGCCGAGGGCTTCGACAACAACGCGGAGGTCCTGACGGTCTCGACGACGCTGATGGAGCGCTACCTGACCGCGGCGCGGCGGATCAGCCAGCTCGCGGTGGGCGACCCGGCGCTGAGCTCGCGGTCCCAGTCCTATCCGGTGGCGCAGCTCGAGGTGCAGGACGACCGCACCAGCGACGATCTGCCGTTCGGGTCGCGCGGCGGCGTGTCGGCGGAGCACTATTTCCCGCTCGACGGGGAGTACGAGTTCAAGGTCGATCTGCACCGCAACTTCTACAACTACATCCGCGGCCTCGGGAACGCGCGCCACCGGCTCGATCTGCGGATCGACAAGGCCCTCGCCAAGACGTTCCTGGTCGGCGGGTCGTTCGAGGGCGAGCGCTGCGCGTGGAGCTACTGCGGCTCCGGCAGCGGCGGCTTCCCGGAGTGGGGCGCGTATTCCGTCCACGCGGACGAGTACCTGCGGTTCCGAATGCCGGTGAAGGCCGGGACGCGGCTGGTCGGCGTGTCGTTCCTGCGGCGGCCGGCGCTGGATGAAGGCGTCCTGCAGCCGCGGCCGAGCCCGGCGACGTTCGGCTGGAGCACCAACGACCGGCAGGACGGCAATCCGGACGTGGCCAGGCTGACCGTCACCGGGCCGTTCAACGGCAACCGGCCGACAGAGACCACGAGCCGCGGCAGGATCTTCTCGTGCCGCCCGGAGAACCCCGGTGCGGAGGCAGGCTGCGCGGAGGAGATCCTCGGCGATCTGGCGCGCCGCGCCTACCGGCGCCCGGTGACGGATAGGGACGTCACGGCGCTGATGAGCTTCTACGAAGCGGGACGGCGTGAGGGCGGCTTCGAGAGTGGGATCCAGGCGGCGCTCGAGTTCCTGCTGACGGACCCCGAGTTCGTGTTCCGCACCGAGCGCGCGCCGGTGGACGCCGAACCGGGGATCGCCTATCCGATCGGCGACCTGGAGCTCGCCTCGCGGCTGTCGTTCTTCCTCTGGGGGAGCATCCCGGACAATGAGCTGCTCGACCTGGCCGTCGAGGGGAGGCTGTCGGAGCCGGACGTGCTGGAGCGGCAGGTGCGCCGGATGCTGGCCCAGCCCCGCGCGCGGAGCGCGCTGGCCGAGAGCTTCGCCGCGCAGTGGCTCGGGCTCAACCTGTTGCGCAACGCGTTGCCGGACCCGACCGCGTTCCCCGAGTTCGACGAGAACCTGCGGGTCGCCATGCAGCGGGAGACGCAACTGTTCCTGGAGTCGCAGCTTCGCGAGGATCGCCCGCTGACGGAGCTGGTGACGGCCGACTACACCTTCGTGAACGAGCGCCTGGCCGAGCACTACGGGATCCCCGACATCCACGGGAACCACTTCCGGCGGGTGACGTGGGCCGACGACCGGCGCGCGGGCATCCTGGGCCAGGCGGGCATCCTGACGCTGACGTCCTACGCGAACCGCACATCACCGGTGTCGCGCGGCAAGTGGGTGCTGGAGAACCTGCTCGGGGCGCCGCCGGCGGAGCCGCCCGCCGATGTGCCCGACCTGGGGACCCGCGAGGAGGGGGCGCCGCCGACGTCGGTGCGCGAGCTGATGGAGGTCCACCGGAGAAACCCGGCCTGCGCCACGTGCCACCGCAACATGGATCCGCTGGGGTTCTCGCTGGAGAACTTCGACGCGATCGGGCGCTGGCGCACCACCGAGGACACCGGGGTGCCGGGCGAGGTGGGACCGCGCATCGACTCGTCGGGCGTGGCGCCGGACGGCAGCGCATTCGAGGGGGCGAGCGGCTTCCGGCACATCCTGGCGACCCAGGGCGAGTTCCTCTCGACGGCGACCGAGAGACTGCTGACGTATGCCGTGGGGCGCCGGCTGGAAGCGGCCGACATGCCCGCGGTTCGACGGATCCTGCGGGAGGCCGCGGCGGACGAGACCCGCTGGTCGGCCCTGGTTCTCGCAATCGTGAAGAGCGCACCGTTTCAGACGAGGAGGGTAGGCTGA
- a CDS encoding DUF1552 domain-containing protein, which yields MIVTKTVIPRRTVLRGVGAALALPLLDGMVPALTALSKTAAAPARRLGVVTIPNGAPVEFWQPLKAGAEFEWTPTLKPLAPVREHLLVMTNLDSVGAERGRGTTHSQAASALLTGARPKRTTGAQLELGISMDQVAANAPGVGRETQLPSLELSIEGGDTVYGVATCDGGFSCAYLNNSWANRTTPMPRETNPRLVFERLFGDVGNTSADARRANVKRQKSILDRVMDKAADLKVGLAPYDVQKLDEYLEAVRGIERRIQLAEQQADRQLPEVSSPAGIPVSYEEHVRLMFDLMVLAYQTDMTRVISMMMAREESGATYPQIGVTEPHHPLSHHRDIPEKIEKLGKINAYHMKLFSEFLVKMRETPDGEGSLLDHAMIMYGGALRNSNRHTTENLPILVVGGGCGEIKGGRHVVCPEHTPLTDLQYTMLRKLGVPAESFSGSTDQIHELSGLT from the coding sequence ATGATCGTGACCAAGACGGTGATCCCGCGTCGTACCGTGCTGCGTGGCGTTGGAGCGGCGCTGGCGCTGCCGCTCCTCGACGGAATGGTGCCGGCGCTGACGGCACTGAGCAAGACGGCGGCGGCCCCGGCCAGACGCCTCGGCGTCGTCACCATCCCGAACGGCGCGCCCGTGGAGTTCTGGCAGCCGTTGAAGGCGGGGGCCGAGTTCGAGTGGACCCCGACCCTGAAGCCGCTGGCGCCGGTGCGCGAGCACCTGCTGGTGATGACGAACCTCGACAGCGTGGGGGCGGAGCGGGGCCGCGGCACGACCCATTCCCAGGCGGCGTCCGCGTTGCTGACCGGCGCGCGTCCGAAGCGCACCACCGGGGCGCAGCTCGAGCTGGGCATCTCGATGGACCAGGTCGCGGCCAATGCGCCGGGCGTGGGGCGCGAGACGCAGCTTCCCTCGCTGGAGCTGTCGATCGAGGGGGGCGACACCGTCTACGGGGTGGCCACCTGCGACGGCGGCTTCAGTTGCGCCTACCTGAACAACTCGTGGGCCAACCGCACGACGCCGATGCCGCGCGAGACGAACCCGCGCCTCGTCTTCGAGCGCCTGTTCGGCGACGTGGGGAACACGAGCGCCGATGCGCGCCGGGCGAACGTGAAGCGGCAGAAGAGCATTCTCGACCGGGTGATGGACAAGGCCGCCGACCTCAAGGTGGGCTTGGCGCCGTACGACGTGCAGAAGCTCGACGAGTACCTGGAGGCCGTCCGCGGCATCGAGCGGCGCATCCAGCTCGCCGAGCAGCAGGCCGACCGGCAGTTGCCGGAAGTGTCGTCCCCGGCCGGGATTCCGGTGTCCTACGAAGAGCACGTGCGGCTGATGTTCGACCTGATGGTGCTGGCCTATCAGACCGACATGACGCGCGTGATCTCGATGATGATGGCCCGCGAGGAGAGCGGCGCGACCTATCCGCAGATCGGGGTCACCGAGCCGCACCACCCCCTCAGCCACCACCGGGACATCCCGGAGAAGATCGAGAAGCTGGGGAAGATCAACGCGTATCACATGAAGCTGTTCAGCGAGTTCCTGGTCAAGATGCGGGAGACCCCGGACGGCGAGGGGTCGTTGCTGGACCACGCCATGATCATGTACGGCGGGGCGTTGCGGAACTCGAACCGGCACACGACCGAGAACCTGCCGATCCTGGTCGTCGGCGGCGGTTGCGGCGAGATCAAGGGCGGACGCCACGTGGTCTGTCCCGAGCACACGCCGCTGACCGATCTGCAGTACACGATGCTGCGCAAGCTGGGCGTCCCGGCTGAGAGCTTCAGCGGGAGCACGGACCAGATCCACGAGCTCTCCGGGCTGACCTAG
- a CDS encoding ankyrin repeat domain-containing protein — MAAPLVSEAPPWAGWRVRKMRDGGRFGMRLSSKWMAVAAVAWLGVAVVAAGNADLRLIEAIQDQDHEAVRALLADKVDVNAAEGDGATALHWAVVRDDSEVVEALLGAGADANAANDYGVTPLLLACTNRNAVVVGKLLDAGADPNAATEMGETALMTCAKTGTAEALEALLDHGAKVDAREASHGQTALMWAATQENPDAVRVLLARGADVDARSDTHLLPVNLGVGNPFEDFVLQPQRGSTPLMFAARNGRVDNARLLLDAGADVNVKAPNGESALVLASFSDQGKVAALLLERGADAMAADAGYTALHTAVSRGDAELVKALCAHDADPNARLTNGSLQQRNLNFYSLSAQLAGATPFWLAAKYAEVDIMRALADCGADPLLMPDNGITPLMAAAGQGWATRASNRRGQGIGVDAALLLVQAGEHSTLEATRIALDLGGDVNATDPDGNTALHAAVRLGYQAVVDLLIEHGARLDAKNNNDQSPQDLMCIDAEGRLVRGQGRRGSCSG, encoded by the coding sequence ATGGCGGCGCCTCTCGTGTCGGAGGCCCCGCCATGGGCGGGCTGGCGCGTACGGAAGATGCGGGACGGAGGGAGGTTCGGCATGCGGCTGAGCAGCAAGTGGATGGCCGTGGCGGCGGTGGCGTGGCTCGGGGTCGCGGTCGTCGCGGCGGGGAACGCCGACCTCCGGCTGATCGAGGCGATCCAGGACCAGGACCACGAGGCCGTGCGCGCGTTGCTGGCGGACAAGGTCGACGTCAATGCCGCCGAGGGTGACGGGGCGACGGCGCTGCACTGGGCGGTGGTGCGCGACGACAGTGAGGTGGTCGAGGCGCTGCTCGGCGCCGGCGCCGACGCGAACGCCGCCAACGACTACGGCGTGACGCCGCTCCTGCTGGCCTGCACCAACCGCAACGCCGTGGTGGTCGGCAAGCTCCTCGACGCGGGAGCCGATCCGAACGCGGCGACCGAGATGGGCGAGACGGCGCTCATGACGTGCGCGAAGACCGGCACCGCCGAGGCGCTGGAGGCGCTGCTCGACCACGGCGCGAAGGTCGACGCCCGGGAAGCGTCCCACGGGCAGACGGCGCTGATGTGGGCCGCGACCCAGGAGAACCCGGACGCGGTGCGGGTGCTGCTGGCCCGCGGCGCCGACGTGGACGCCCGGTCGGACACCCATCTGCTGCCCGTCAACCTGGGCGTCGGAAACCCCTTCGAGGACTTCGTGCTGCAACCGCAGCGCGGGTCCACGCCGCTGATGTTCGCGGCGCGGAACGGCCGCGTCGACAACGCCCGGCTCCTGCTCGACGCGGGGGCGGACGTGAACGTGAAGGCCCCGAACGGCGAGTCCGCGCTGGTGCTGGCCAGCTTCAGCGACCAGGGCAAGGTGGCGGCGTTGCTCCTCGAGCGCGGCGCCGACGCGATGGCTGCCGACGCGGGCTACACCGCCCTGCATACGGCGGTGTCGCGGGGCGATGCGGAGCTGGTGAAGGCGCTGTGCGCGCACGACGCGGATCCGAACGCGCGCCTCACGAACGGCAGCCTGCAGCAGCGCAACCTCAACTTCTACAGCCTGTCCGCACAATTGGCCGGGGCGACGCCGTTCTGGCTCGCCGCCAAGTACGCCGAGGTCGACATCATGCGCGCGCTGGCCGACTGCGGCGCCGATCCGTTGCTGATGCCGGACAACGGGATAACCCCGCTGATGGCGGCCGCCGGCCAGGGGTGGGCGACGAGAGCGAGCAACCGCCGCGGCCAGGGCATCGGCGTCGACGCGGCGCTGCTGCTGGTGCAGGCCGGTGAGCACTCGACACTCGAGGCGACCCGGATCGCGCTCGATCTGGGCGGCGACGTCAACGCGACGGATCCCGACGGGAACACCGCGCTGCACGCGGCGGTGCGGCTCGGGTACCAGGCGGTCGTCGACCTTCTGATCGAGCACGGGGCCAGGCTGGACGCCAAGAACAACAACGACCAGTCGCCGCAGGATCTGATGTGCATCGACGCGGAGGGCAGGCTGGTTCGCGGCCAGGGCCGCCGCGGCTCGTGCTCGGGCTGA